A genomic segment from Mustela lutreola isolate mMusLut2 chromosome 15, mMusLut2.pri, whole genome shotgun sequence encodes:
- the TIMM22 gene encoding mitochondrial import inner membrane translocase subunit Tim22, which translates to MAATAPSAGGSAPEAPGSAEAPLQYSLLLQYLVGDKRQPRVLEPSSLGGIPSPTKSEEQKMIEKAMESCAFKAALACVGGFVLGGAFGVFTAGIDTNVGFDPKDPYRTPTAKEVLKDMGQRGMSYAKNFAIVGAMFSCTECLVESYRGKSDWKNSVISGCITGGAIGFRAGLKAGLLGCGGFAAFSAAIDYYLR; encoded by the exons ATGGCGGCAACTGCGCCCAGCGCGGGGGGCTCCGCGCCTGAGGCGCCGGGTTCCGCCGAAGCCCCGCTGCAGTACAGCCTTCTTCTGCAATACCTAGTGGGCGACAAGCGTCAGCCCCGGGTCCTGGAGCCCAGTAGCCTGGGCGGGATCCCGAGCCCGACCAAGAGTGAGGAACAGAAAATGATCGAGAAGGCGATGGAAAGCTGTGCCTTCAAGGCAGCGCTGGCCTGCGTGGGAG gatttgTCTTGGGAGGTGCCTTTGGGGTGTTCACTGCCGGCATTGATACCAATGTGGGCTTTGACCCTAAGGATCCTTACCGTACGCCGACTGCAAAAGAAGTTCTTAAAGACATGGGACAGAGAGGAATGTCCTACGCCAAAAATTTTGCCATTGTGGGCGCCATGTTTTCTTGCACTGAGTGTTTGGTAGAATCT TACCGGGGAAAATCAGATTGGAAGAACAGTGTCATTAGTGGCTGCATCACTGGAGGAGCCATTGGTTTCAGAG CGGGCTTAAAGGCCGGGCTTCTCGGGTGTGGCGGTTTCGCTGCTTTCTCTGCTGCCATTGATTATTACCTCCGGTGA